The proteins below are encoded in one region of Triticum aestivum cultivar Chinese Spring chromosome 1B, IWGSC CS RefSeq v2.1, whole genome shotgun sequence:
- the LOC123110864 gene encoding ABC transporter B family member 21 — MSESSRAFNVEGGQPADGARAGGKRRPGAGGGGGSVPFHRLFAFADGADAALMLVGAVGAVANGAALPLMTVLFGGLVDAFGGAAGGSGDVLARVSQVSLEFVYLAIASAVASFAQVTCWMITGERQAARIRNMYLRTILRQEIAFFDMYTSTGEVVGRMSGDTVLIQDAMGEKVGKFIQLMVTFFGGFAVAFAQGWLLTLVMVATIPPLVLSGAVMSNVVARMASLGQAAYAEAAVVVEQTVGSIRTVASFTGEKKAVEKYNKSLKCAYSSGVREGLVAAIGMGTVMMLLFCGYSLGVWYGAKLILEKGYTGAQVMNVIFAVLTGSLALGQASPSMKAFAGGQAAAYKMFETINREPEIDAYSTEGRMLDDIQGDIEFRDVHFSYPTRPNEQIFRGFSLAIQSAKTVALVGQSGSGKSTVISLIERFYDPQLGEVLIDGVNIKELQLKWIRSKIGLVSQEPALFAASIRDNIAYGKDNATDQEIRAAAELANASKFIDKLPQGFSTSVGEHGTQLSGGQKQRIAIARAILKDPRILLLDEATSALDTESERIVQEALDRVMTNRTTVIVAHRLTTVRNADTIAVICRGSIVEKGPHHDLLRDPEGAYSQLIRLQETSRASEGASNQNKSGRKSDTGIWLGKQSLVNQSTSQRSSRDNSSHHSFSVPFGIPHEIDVQVGCSKNITDEIQQEVPLSRLASLNKPEVPVLILGSVASAISGVIFPIFAILLSNVIKAFYEPPQMLKKDAAFWSSMFLIFGAVYFVSLPVGSYFFSVAGCKLIRRIRLMTFEKVVNMEIGWFDDPHNSSGSIGSRLSSDAAKVRGLVGDTLQLVVQNSATLVAGLVIAFVSNWELSLIILALIPLIGLNGWIQMKFIQGFSADAKMMYEEASQVANDAVSSIRTVASFSAEEKVMDLYNKKCEGPLQTGIRTGIISGIGFGVSFFLLFGVYAASFYAGARLVEDKKTTFPKVFRVFLALTMAAIGVSHTSTLTSDSSRARSAVSSIFAIVDRKSMIDPSDDAGVNVEPLRGDIEFRHVRFRYPTRPDIQIFEDLCLTIQSGKTVALVGESGSGKSTAIALLQRFYDPDAGHILLDGVDIQKFQVRWLRQQMGLVSQEPALFNDTIRANIAYGKEGEATESDIVSAAQLANAHKFISSLQQGYDTVVGERGAQLSGGQKQRVAIARAVAKDPRILLLDEATSALDAESERAVQDALDRVAASRTTVVVAHRLSTVRGADVIAVVKDGAIVERGTHDALIAVKGGAYASLVALHSASASS; from the exons ATGTCGGAGTCGAGCAGGGCGTTCAATGTGGAGGGCGGCCAGCCGGCCGACGGGGCGCGGGCAGGAGGGAAGCGGCgcccgggcgcgggcggcggcggcgggagcgtgCCGTTCCACAGGCTGTTCGCGTTCGCCGACGGCGCCGACGCGGCGCTCATGCTGGTCGGCGCGGTCGGCGCGGTGGCCAACGGCGCCGCGCTGCCGCTCATGACGGTTCTGTTTGGCGGGCTAGTCGACGCCTTTGGCGGCGcggccggcggcagcggcgacgtCCTGGCCCGCGTCTCCCAGGTCTCCCTCGAGTTCGTCTACCTGGccatcgcctccgccgtcgcctccttCGCCC AGGTGACCTGCTGGATGATCACCGGCGAGCGGCAGGCGGCGCGGATACGGAACATGTACCTAAGGACCATACTACGGCAGGAGATCGCCTTCTTCGACATGTACACCAGCACCGGCGAGGTCGTCGGGCGGATGTCCGGCGACACGGTGCTCATCCAGGACGCCATGGGGGAAAAGGTCGGCAAGTTCATCCAGCTGATGGTGACGTTCTTTGGAGGCTTTGCCGTGGCCTTCGCGCAGGGCTGGCTCCTCACCCTCGTCATGGTGGCCACCATCCCGCCACTCGTCCTCTCCGGCGCAGTCATGTCCAATGTCGTCGCCAGGATGGCGTCGCTGGGGCAGGCCGCCTACGCCGAAGCCGCGGTCGTCGTCGAGCAGACCGTCGGCTCCATCAGAACA GTTGCATCTTTCACCGGGGAGAAGAAAGCGGTGGAGAAGTACAACAAGTCGCTTAAGTGCGCTTACAGTTCCGGTGTCCGGGAAGGCCTAGTCGCGGCCATCGGCATGGGCACCGTCATGATGCTCCTGTTCTGCGGCTACTCCCTGGGGGTATGGTATGGAGCCAAGCTGATCCTAGAGAAGGGATACACAGGCGCCCAAGTCATGAATGTCATCTTCGCTGTGCTTACCGGCTCGCT AGCTCTAGGACAGGCATCACCAAGCATGAAAGCATTCGCAGGAGGACAGGCCGCAGCATACAAGATGTTTGAAACAATCAACAGGGAGCCCGAAATCGATGCATACAGCACAGAGGGTAGGATGCTAGATGACATTCAGGGGGATATCGAGTTCAGAGATGTTCACTTCTCTTACCCAACAAGGCCCAATGAGCAAATATTCAGAGGTTTCTCCCTTGCCATACAGAGTGCCAAAACCGTTGCATTGGTTGGCCAGAGTGGGAGTGGAAAATCAACAGTTATCAGCTTGATCGAACGATTTTACGATCCTCAGCTCGGAGAAGTTCTAATAGATGGAGTGAATATCAAGGAGTTGCAGTTAAAGTGGATCAGAAGTAAAATTGGCTTAGTGAGCCAGGAGCCGGCCCTGTTTGCTGCTAGCATAAGAGATAACATAGCTTATGGTAAGGACAATGCAACAGATCAGGAAATCAGAGCTGCGGCTGAGCTTGCTAACGCCTCGAAATTCATTGATAAATTACCCCAG GGTTTCTCTACTTCGGTTGGTGAACATGGAACACAACTATCTGGTGGACAAAAGCAAAGAATTGCCATTGCCAGAGCGATTCTCAAAGATCCAAGAATCCTGCTATTGGACGAAGCGACAAGCGCTTTGGACACTGAATCTGAAAGGATTGTGCAGGAGGCTCTTGATAGGGTCATGACAAATCGGACCACTGTCATAGTTGCACACCGTTTGACCACTGTAAGGAATGCTGATACAATTGCTGTCATCTGCCGAGGATCAATAGTTGAAAAAG GTCCACACCATGACCTTTTGAGGGACCCAGAAGGAGCTTACAGCCAACTGATACGCCTACAGGAAACAAGTCGTGCTTCTGAGGGTGCAAGCAATCAGAACAAGTCAGGTAGGAAGAGTGATACTGGGATTTGGTTAGGCAAACAGTCATTGGTAAATCAGTCAACTAGCCAAAGGTCATCACGGGACAACAGTAGCCATCACTCATTCTCAGTGCCATTCGGCATACCTCATGAAATTGATGTTCAGGTTGGCTGCTCGAAGAACATAACTGATGAAATACAACAGGAAGTGCCCCTCAGTCGCCTGGCATCCCTTAACAAACCAGAGGTCCCAGTGCTTATACTTGGTTCTGTTGCTTCTGCTATCAGCGGAGTGATATTCCCGATCTTTGCAATACTTTTGTCGAATGTGATCAAAGCATTCTATGAGCCTCCACAAATGCTAAAGAAGGATGCTGCGTTTTGGTCATCCATGTTCTTGATATTTGGTGCAGTGTACTTCGTGTCGCTCCCTGTTGGCTCGTACTTTTTCTCGGTGGCTGGGTGCAAGCTCATCAGAAGAATCAGACTAATGACTTTTGAAAAGGTGGTCAATATGGAGATTGGATGGTTTGATGACCCACATAACTCAAGTGGCTCAATTGGGTCAAGGCTATCGTCAGATGCAGCAAAAGTTAGGGGGCTCGTGGGTGATACACTTCAACTGGTTGTGCAGAACTCGGCAACATTAGTTGCTGGCCTGGTAATCGCTTTCGTATCAAACTGGGAGCTATCTCTTATCATTTTGGCGTTGATACCACTCATCGGCCTGAATGGATGGATCCAGATGAAATTTATCCAGGGATTCAGTGCAGATGCAAAG ATGATGTACGAGGAGGCAAGTCAAGTGGCAAATGATGCAGTAAGTAGCATAAGGACAGTGGCCTCATTCTCAGCTGAAGAGAAGGTGATGGATTTGTACAACAAAAAGTGCGAAGGACCGCTACAAACAGGAATCAGGACAGGAATAATAAGTGGTATTGGTTTTGGAGTTTCCTTCTTTTTGCTTTTTGGAGTCTACGCAGCAAGCTTCTATGCTGGTGCTCGGCTTGTTGAGGATAAGAAGACAACATTTCCCAAAGTTTTCAGG GTGTTTCTTGCTCTCACGATGGCAGCAATCGGGGTATCGCACACTAGCACACTCACTTCAGATTCCTCCAGAGCAAGATCAGCCGTATCTTCTATATTCGCCATCGTGGACCGTAAATCGATGATTGACCCTAGTGATGACGCCGGGGTGAATGTAGAACCACTAAGGGGCGATATCGAGTTTCGGCACGTGAGGTTCAGATACCCGACCCGCCCTGACATCCAGATCTTCGAAGACCTATGCTTGACAATCCAGTCAGGAAAG ACCGTCGCGCTCGTCGGGGAGAGCGGCAGCGGCAAATCGACAGCGATAGCGCTGCTGCAGAGATTCTACGACCCTGACGCAGGCCACATACTTCTGGACGGGGTGGACATCCAGAAGTTCCAGGTGAGATGGCTGAGGCAGCAGATGGGGCTGGTGAGCCAAGAGCCGGCCCTCTTCAACGACACGATCCGAGCAAACATCGCCTACGGAAAGGAAGGGGAGGCCACGGAATCGGACATCGTATCTGCCGCGCAACTGGCGAATGCCCACAAGTTCATCAGCTCCCTCCAGCAG GGGTACGACACGGTGGTCGGGGAGCGAGGCGCTCAGCTGTCGGGAGGGCAGAAGCAGCGGGTGGCGATCGCGCGGGCCGTGGCCAAAGACCCGAGGATCCTGCTGCTGGACGAGGCGACGAGCGCGCTGGACGCGGAGTCGGAGCGGGCGGTGCAGGACGCGCTGGACCGGGTGGCGGCGAGCCGGACGACGGTGGTGGTGGCGCATCGCCTGTCGACGGTCCGGGGCGCGGATGTGATCGCGGTGGTGAAGGACGGCGCGATCGTCGAGCGGGGCACGCACGACGCCCTGATCGCCGTCAAGGGCGGCGCGTACGCGTCCCTCGTCGCCCTCCACTCCGCGTCGGCGTCGTCGTAG